One segment of Eulemur rufifrons isolate Redbay chromosome 4, OSU_ERuf_1, whole genome shotgun sequence DNA contains the following:
- the LOC138382383 gene encoding olfactory receptor 2C3 — MMGTANGSSPEVFVLLGFSARPSLEPVLFLVVSAFYVVSVLGNGVIILVSCVDVHLHTPMYFFLANLSFLDISFTTSIVPQLLVNLWGPQKTISYGGCVVQFYISHWLGATECVLLAVMSYDRYAAICRPLRYTAVMHPELCLGLAVTAWLGGLTTSVVGSTLTMLLPLCGNNRIDHFFCEMPLIMQLACVDTSLNEVEMYLASFIFVVLPLGLILVSYGHIAQAVLKIRSAEGRRKAFNTCSSHLAVVSLFYGSIIFMYLQPAKSNSHEQGKFIALFYTVVSPTLNPLIYTLRNKDVRNALRSTVLQNCCGFTAKRGQT, encoded by the coding sequence ATGATGGGAACAGCCAACGGAAGTTCTCCGGAAGTCTTTGTACTCCTGGGCTTCTCCGCTCGGCCCTCACTGGAACCTGTCCTCTTCCTAGTTGTCTCGGCTTTTTACGTGGTGTCTGTCTTGGGCAACGGCGTCATCATCCTGGTCTCCTGTGTGGATGTGCACCTCCACACGCCTATGTACTTCTTTCTGGCCAACCTCTCCTTCCTGGACATTAGCTTCACCACAAGCATTGTTCCACAACTCCTGGTCAACCTCTGGGGACCACAGAAAACCATAAGCTACGGCGGCTGCGTGGTCCAGTTCTACATCTCCCATTGGCTGGGGGCAACCGAGTGTGTCCTTCTGGCTGTCATGTCCTACGACCGCTACGCTGCCATCTGCAGGCCACTCCGCTACACTGCCGTTATGCATCCAGAGCTTTGCCTTGGCCTGGCAGTCACCGCGTGGCTGGGGGGCCTGACCACCAGCGTGGTGGGCTCGACACTCACCATGCTCCTACCGCTGTGTGGGAACAATCGCATTGACCACTTCTTTTGTGAGATGCCCCTCATTATGCAGCTGGCTTGCGTGGACACCAGCCTCAATGAGGTGGAGATGTACCTGGCCAGCTTCATCTTTGTTGTCCTGCCTCTGGGGCTCATCCTGGTCTCCTATGGCCACATTGCCCAGGCTGTGTTGAAGATCAGGTCAGCGGAAGGGCGGAGGAAAGCCTTCAACACCTGCTCTTCCCACTTGGCCGTTGTGTCGCTGTTTTACGGGAGCATCATCTTCATGTATCTGCAGCCAGCCAAGAGCAACTCCCACGAGCAGGGCAAGTTCATCGCTCTCTTCTACACTGTAGTCAGCCCTACGCTGAATCCACTCATTTACACACTGAGGAACAAGGACGTGAGGAATGCCCTCAGGAGCACGGTGTTACAGAACTGCTGCGGTTTTACCGCGAAACGGGGACAAACCTAG